GTGGCGCGCCAGCAGGTCGTGCAGGAGGGGCCGGTCGACCGGTCCACCTCCCGCTGGTCCCTCGTCCCGGGGGACCGTCGCCGCCGACTCCCTCTCACCCATGCCGAGTGCATCGGCAGCGACTGTCAGCTTGTGACCCTGGTCTCCCCATCTCCACCCGTTCGGTGCGCCGGCCCGACCGGTTCGTGCCGCCAGGTGTGACCCTCGACCCATGACGATCCGGTGACGGTCGTTGGGATCGCACCGGGGCGGCCCCCACCCTCGGGCGCGACATGGCACACCGCACCGCCCCGACCGCCCTGCACCGCCTCGCCGTCCTCGTCGCCGCCGTGGTCCTCGTCGGCGCCTGCGGCGGCGGTGGCGACGACGCCTCGGCCGATGGCGACGCGGCGACGACCGTCGCCCCGACCACCGCCCCGGCGACCACCGCACCCGACGGGTCGAGCACGACCACGACGGCGCCCGACCGCAGCACCACCACGGCGCCCCCGCCCACCACGGCCCCGCCGTCGACCACGGCGCCGCCGCACACCGCCGCCCCGCCGCCCACGACCGCGCCCCCCACCACGGCCCCGCCGAGCACCGAGCCCCCGCCGCCGGCCCCCGAGGTCCTCGAGCCGGGCGACGAGGGTCCCGCCGTCGAGCTCCTCCAGACCCGCCTGCGGGACCTGGGCTACTGGGTCGGCCCCGTCGACGCGACCTACGGCACCCTCACCGAGCAGGCCGTCTTCGCCTTCCAGAAGGCCCAGGGCCTGGCCGTCGACGGCGTCACCGGCCCCTCGACCCGCACCGCGCTGGAGGCCCCGGCGCCGGTGAGGACCCGCACGACGTCGGGGACGGCCTGGGAGGTCGACAAGACCCGCCAGCTGCTGATCCTGGCCGTGGACGGCCGGGCCGTCGAGGTCCACAACACCTCGACCGGCACCGAGGACGCCTACACCTACGACGGCCGCGAGAGGCTCGCCGACACCCCCGAGGGCGACTTCACCCTCGACTGGCAGGTCGACGGCGTGCGCGACGGCGCCCTCGGCCGGCTCTACCGGCCCAAGTACTTCCACCCCGACGGCATCGCCATCCACGGCTACGGCTCGGTGCCCCCGGTGCCGGCGTCCCACGGCTGCGTGCGGATCACCAAGGCGGCGATGGACCACGTCTGGGCCGACGGTCGGGCGCCGCTCGGCACCCGCGTCCTCGTCTACGGCGACTCGCCCGTCTGACCGCGCCCGGCCCGGGCGCGGTGACGGCGGGGCTCAGCCCTCCATGTGGGTCTTCAGGTGGTCGAGGGCGCCCTGGTAGATGTCGCGGAACATCGGGGTGGCCTCCTCGGGCACGACCCCGACCGCCCAGGTGACGTGGCTGCCGCCGTCGGGCTTGTCCATCACCGTGATGGTGGCCTCGTGGGACTCAACCGGCGCCCCCTCGCCCACGATCGAGTAGGTGAGGGTGCGGGCCTCGGCGTCGCGGGAGACCAGCTCCTCCTGGATCGACATGCCCATGGTCTGCACGGTCCGCACCTTGCCGTCGACCTCGCAGCTGTCGACCCCGGCCATCCAGCCCAGGTCGCCGAAGTCGCCCACCAGGGCCCAGACCTCGTCGGGGCTGGCGTCGATGTGGATGTTGGCCGGATCGGTGGTCACGGGCCGCGAGGGTAGCCGTGCGGGGTCCTCCGGGCTGGCGCCGCCGGGGCTCCCGGGGGCCCCGCCCGGACCCGTCGGTCGATGTCCGGGGGAGGGGGTGGGCCGTGCCACACTCGACGGTCCCGATGACCCGATCGATCCGACTCCGCCCCTGGCAGAAGGCCGCGCTGGACCAGTTCGTGGAGGCCCGTCGGCCCGACTTCCTGGCCGTGGCCACGCCCGGGGCGGGCAAGACGACCTTCGCCCTCACCGCCGCCCGCCACCGCCTGGCCATCCGGCCCGGTCGCCTCGTGGTGGTGGCCCCCACCGCCCACCTGAAGCTGCAGTGGGCCCGGGCCGCGTCGCGCTTCGCCCTGCACCTCGACCCGGCCTGGTCGGCCACCGACGGCGGGC
Above is a window of Iamia majanohamensis DNA encoding:
- a CDS encoding SRPBCC family protein produces the protein MTTDPANIHIDASPDEVWALVGDFGDLGWMAGVDSCEVDGKVRTVQTMGMSIQEELVSRDAEARTLTYSIVGEGAPVESHEATITVMDKPDGGSHVTWAVGVVPEEATPMFRDIYQGALDHLKTHMEG
- a CDS encoding L,D-transpeptidase family protein codes for the protein MAHRTAPTALHRLAVLVAAVVLVGACGGGGDDASADGDAATTVAPTTAPATTAPDGSSTTTTAPDRSTTTAPPPTTAPPSTTAPPHTAAPPPTTAPPTTAPPSTEPPPPAPEVLEPGDEGPAVELLQTRLRDLGYWVGPVDATYGTLTEQAVFAFQKAQGLAVDGVTGPSTRTALEAPAPVRTRTTSGTAWEVDKTRQLLILAVDGRAVEVHNTSTGTEDAYTYDGRERLADTPEGDFTLDWQVDGVRDGALGRLYRPKYFHPDGIAIHGYGSVPPVPASHGCVRITKAAMDHVWADGRAPLGTRVLVYGDSPV